Below is a window of Brachyspira hampsonii DNA.
ATAAGTCTAGTATAGGCTTGATTAGCATTCTTCTCAAATTGTATATTAGGATTAGCTTTGATTGCATGTGTTAAAAGCAGCTTAGCAAAACCATTTCTTCTATATGGATAATTCATATATATATATTTCAATACACCTTCTTTATTTATATAATAATATCCATTAATCCTGCCGTCTATAGTTAAAAGTCCTATATTAGTATTGTTTGTATGCAGGATTTTATTGAAATAAGGTTCAACAAAAACTTCTTCTTTATTGTCTTTTATTTTTATATTGTGTATAAAATTTTGTAATTCATTTCTGTATATACTGTTATATTCTATAACTACTACAGAAGGATATTCTTCATGTTCTATGATTACCGGCGGCATAATTTAATCCCCCTAAAATTAATATATCTAATTTTTAAAATATCGGCAATAATAAAAAATTATATAATTTTTATTGACTATTTTTTATTTGTAATATAGTCTTATTATATAAATATAATAAAAAAATACAAATTAGTCCCAATGTTTTTTAAAAATAAACAATTTTATCAAAAACAAAAAGAAATATTAATCGCATTTCTAAAAAGAGTCATAGATTTTCTGCCTAGCGTACTAGTAGGACTTTTTATAATGGTATTATCCACTAATCTATTTGGGAGAGAGAATGCTACAATAGGTGTAATTTCTATATTTATATGTGCTTTAATGCGTCAAAGTTTTACAATAGAAAGTTTCCCTGCTGTATCTTTTAGAATACTTTTATTAGGACTTTTGGCTACTATAGCAGAACAAAATTTATTCCTTACTATATCGCTTAATTTTATAGTTCCGTTTTCTATAGTGTATTTGCTTTCAGATGATTTTGTTCCTAGAAATTACTTTATATATGGTTTTGCTTATGTTCTTTTGCAGGCGTATAACATACCTATATCATATATACATTTAAGAATGGAAGCTATATTAACTGCTTTACTTATAATATTTATATTCTTAGTAATAAATAAATTTTTAACTAAACATAGATTATCTAATAATTTGGCGTGCCGAGCAATAGAATCTATAAATAAAAAAATATCATCATTATATAATAAAACATGCTCATTAAATAAAAAAGATGATTTATTTCCTATTATAAACGGATACACTACAGCAATATATGTAGACACATTAAAAAGACATAATACCATGAATAATAGAAATATTAATCATTTTCAGCTTGTTTTATTTTTAGAAGAAATAAATATATTAATAGATAAAGAACATCAGAACATTGCCAATTTTACGGATAAAGATTCAGAATATTTTATGATGCTTTCAAAAATTTTGGAGAGAATATCCAATTTACTAAAAAAAGATATATCAAAGCATGAAGAAGAATACAATAGTATAATGAGTGATGTAAATTATTTTAATGATAATTATTTTTTAAGTGATGAAAAAAGTAATTATGAATGGATATATACTATATCAAAATTGAAGAATATTCTATCTAATATGTTTGAAAATAAAAAAGATGAATTTGAAATAACAAAATTATTCAATTTAAAATTTATAAGATTAAAAAAAGAATTCAATATCAATAAATGCCATTTCAGATTCTCTCTCAAAATGGGCATCATAATGTGCATATCATTTACTATTAGATATTTTTTACCAGAAGAAATAGCAATAAGAGGTTATTGGCTTCCTATTTTATCATATATAATGCTCTATCCATTTTATGAAGAACAAAAACATAATTTAAAAATAAATGTATTGGGAAACTTTATAGGAGTATTTATATTCTCAGTTTTTTTCAGGTATATACCTTATGATATGATTATTCCTGCTATAGGAGTATGCTTTATATTATCACTTGCCTCTATTAATGACTTTTTAAAAAAAATATACGGTACAATT
It encodes the following:
- a CDS encoding FUSC family protein gives rise to the protein MFFKNKQFYQKQKEILIAFLKRVIDFLPSVLVGLFIMVLSTNLFGRENATIGVISIFICALMRQSFTIESFPAVSFRILLLGLLATIAEQNLFLTISLNFIVPFSIVYLLSDDFVPRNYFIYGFAYVLLQAYNIPISYIHLRMEAILTALLIIFIFLVINKFLTKHRLSNNLACRAIESINKKISSLYNKTCSLNKKDDLFPIINGYTTAIYVDTLKRHNTMNNRNINHFQLVLFLEEINILIDKEHQNIANFTDKDSEYFMMLSKILERISNLLKKDISKHEEEYNSIMSDVNYFNDNYFLSDEKSNYEWIYTISKLKNILSNMFENKKDEFEITKLFNLKFIRLKKEFNINKCHFRFSLKMGIIMCISFTIRYFLPEEIAIRGYWLPILSYIMLYPFYEEQKHNLKINVLGNFIGVFIFSVFFRYIPYDMIIPAIGVCFILSLASINDFLKKIYGTISALISSFPYMPKLMSASSRLGFIIMALSIVWVFDHFIIRTESHKGMVDKISELIEIDTIIINQMRKAINNETTSQYLYEILLKAYMIKNNIIIHEKNQTRYKGTPITDSLIESNRKFIVEAEQLIHLMKKYNRPEDKHNILIFIENISNTLENTAKLFKNEISDYNSEEKKRNIIKTDSYIFYRLENCFDSINSINDSIKNNIDNIL